From Arachis hypogaea cultivar Tifrunner chromosome 3, arahy.Tifrunner.gnm2.J5K5, whole genome shotgun sequence:
CCACAATCCTTCTAAGCCACTTTCAGGAATAGGATGTTTGACATAATCAGATTTTGCTTTGAAACTGTCTCTTGTGACTTGACTTCTGTTGAGTAAAACCTCAAGAGGTTGACCACCGAATCCCCACGAGTGAAGAGTAAATTCGATCCAACTCATCTCGGTGCAATCTTCTTTAACCAAACCCAATTCAAGGAAGCTTTCTCGCATCAATGGAATAACCTTATCTACACCTCCAAGAAACAAACCTTGAAACAAGGCCTGTACAGTTAACTCCCCCTTATTACTGTGTGAAGAATTCACCATCTGCACCATGATACTAACGGTTAGATCCTTGGGGAGTTTACTTGCCACACTCTGCCATTTATGAACAAGCTTCGTTGCATTCTGTTCCAACGTCCTGGGAACTCTGAACAGTGTCACGGTTGATGGAACCGGAACGAGCTTGATCTTCCATGCTAAGATCACTCCAAAGCTTGCTCCACCACCACCTCTAATGGCCCAGAAAAGATCTTCACCCATGGCTTCCCTGTCAAGAAACCTACCCTTCACATCAATTATGTGAGCATCCATTATGTTATCGGCGGCGAGCCCATATTTTCGCAAAAGGTATCCATAACCGCCGCCGCTGAATTGTCCTGCAACTCCTACGGTGGGGCATACACCTGCTGGAAAAGCAAGAGTACTGGTTTTGGTGGCAATGCTATAGTAAAGTTCACCAACAGTTGCACCAACTTGAACCCATGCTGTTCTGTCTTGTAAGTCCACTTGGATGTTTCTGTAGTTTATGAAATCAATGATGACAAATGGAACTTGAGAGACGTAGGAGATGCCCTCGAAGTCATGGCCTCCGCTTCGAATTCGAATCTGTAACCCGTGGCGCTGGGAACAGATTACAGTGGCTTGAACATGACAAGGTTGCAGGGGTGTGACAATGACAAGGGGTTTAGGAATGTTGTTGGATGAGAATCTGAGGTTTTGAATCGAAAAGTGAAGTAGTGAATCGTAAGCGGAACTGGATTTGGTGTAAACAACATTGGAGATTGACGTGGAGTTGTGAAAGTGAAGGCACTTAAGGAAGTTTTCATGAATATCAGATGCACATGAAAATACAAATCCTATTGTTATTGCAACAATGAACTTTAAACTCAGGTTCTTCATTTTTCAGGTGGTTGCCAATTTAGGAAGAACCATTCACCTACtacttaattatattatattatatttttgctaTATGATACCGTGTAAGAGACAGAAATTAGATTTATGCGCTCTGATAATTGATGCCAATTATTTCATTGACGGCAACTGCTACCTACTCTGCAATTAATACTCTTGTTATGTGTTTCACTGTATAACTTCACAACACTATAATAATACACACGATTTCTCGTGTATTTTCATTAGGATACAGCTCTATTTATTTAGGAAAAGGGCACTTCTTTTAATATTAAGTGAATATCCCACTCGGACCCTTATAATTATTTCGAAAGGATAAcgagatttataaaaaaaaaaaaatactcaattcggctccttatcttttatttttgggactgattagtccctgtgcaaaaaaaaaacaacattaaCTTTTTTTATAACAGAAATCTTGTtgtcctttcgaagtaattgttAGAAAtcgaattatatttttttttgttaaaaacctCATTATCTTTCGAAGTAATTGTAAGGGGTCGTTTTAGATTTTTctctttaataattttatttttgaccaTCTCCATTAAACCTACTTGAGAGACAAAACTTAGTGATCTCATCCATGAATTGGTGCATTATCAATGTAATTGAGCTTTCAATTTCATCGTTTCACAACACATGGATCATCGGTGCAACTTAAGTGGACATCCACTTTATTTCATAACATCAGAACAAAATAATATCATTTATCCTTCGGAAGCACGGTTTCTTATCAACTAGATTAGTACGCACGCATCAACTAAATTAATTATACGATTATGTTATATTTATACTCAAATCAGCTGACCATAgtcagttatatatatatatatatatatatatatatatatatatatatatatatatatatgttaaaatataaatacatattaaaaataaactaaactacacatatatttatacataaatacattaataactaattttaatagttaatttttatgtacaaataatatttttgataattatattatagagtataaatttaaaaatattccaTTATTTATGAATATATCTATTTATTTGTTGATATTTTTTAGAAGATAGTATTATATAGCgtaattttaaagtttttttttgtatttaaaaaataattataaaaataaaaaaatatttgagaataaaaacacaaaaaaataacataaaattatatataaatgaattttattaatcatgatatATTAAAATGTCTGTGTAGTACATAAATGTTGTTACTAAAGTTGAATTAGTGGAAGATATTTTAGACAATTTATTAGAGAGAATATATGAGATGGAATAATAGTATTAAACGTAttactaaatatatttaaatagatcAAATAGCATATACTTTGAGTATTTGTAACtgaaaattgttattattatagttttatatttttaatttaattaagtaataatatatattaaatttaattaattaacattgtttaatttgaaaaaacataaataataatttgataatgattaatattataattttgggctaaaagtccaaaaatgtatgtaatatgtatatttattgtgcaaaaaaataaaatgctcaatacAAACCTAATAGTATGTGTAATTCATTTGGTTATTATGCAACAGGCCCAAATCCTCTTAACAGCACATCCTTTTCTTCTCTAGTTCGTAACTAAACGATCAAacacttttatttcattttttttactgttACTCACATGATTAACCTTAAATCAaggataaaaatttttaaaagcaagCAAAGAAAGGAAACCTAGTTTAAAATTCCATCAAAATAAAAAAGGTAATTACCAAATTCAagcaacaaagagaaaagaagaaaaaaagttaGATGCtagtgacaaaaataaaaaacaaatcaaaaGTTGAATAAGAAGTAATGTCAGCATAACATTTTCATCTTTGTGTTTTCATTCTAATTTGTTGAAACTGCCTTCCTCTAGCATGCACCGTTCGAATAagatgaagaaaataaaaattgtgtATCACTACTGTAAATCAAAggtcaaaaataaaatttggagCCAAATAATGGATGAATGACTCAGATCCTTGaagccaaaagaaaaagaagaaagagaagtagTTAAGTAAGAATGCATGTCAACTCTAATTACTGTTGTTGTACTATCTTTCCTCTGAGTTACTGCTCTGAAATTTTGGGGAAGAAGAACAAAGTCAAAGGTATTCAACCAAACTCAAGTTTTGGAAACTTTATCCTACTTTAAAAAAGGTAAACAACTAGAAATTGAAGCAAAGAGAGTGTACACATTGTTTGGGCATTCATAGCTTTCGAGCTTAATCTTTTTCTCCTTCATagttttacattgaattttctATTCTTCagttttatctttctttgtttttcaatcaataaaaaaagataaatatgtgAGGTATTAGTAAAAGTCAGTGAGAGAAAAAGCAAAGAGAataattatggaaaaaaaattagaaaactatttcaatcttttttatagtatttttgttttgtattcaTGATTTTAAGAGAATTTTCTTGTTAAGTTAGATGAGTACTTAGTGGTTGAAAATTTAGAGAGTGAACTTAGCCAAATTAAGTTTGGGTAAAAATTTGGTTTGTCCTAAATAAAATTGGGTAGAATCTTAACGAATTAATGATTGCAATCTTTGTGAAAAGATAGTAGAAATTCTACCACAATTATAGTAGAGACTGGATATAAACCACATTGCACTGGTAGTTGAACCTAGGATATATGGCTATGTCATTTActcttttctattttgtttttgttttttattcgatatgagaaaaaataaaattatctcctgTTTAATATATCTCATAGAAGTCACGATAACTCAGAGTATATATATCCAAAAGTAAAGAATCTGCTCTGTTTTTGATCAATCGTAAAGAGATAAAACAACATTATCTCCTGTAATATCAATTTGGTATACTGAACAGCAACTTAGTTTTAAATTCAGTTTAAAATTAAAGTcaacaaatttaaaagagattatAGATtcaatctcctctattttctaGGCCATTGGTAACTTTCAAACATGATCAAAGTTTTGCATCATTCTGTTTGAAATCATATTTATGTTAAATCAAAAAtgctatttttatattaaaaataactattaaaattaattattatatatttttatataaatatatatgtaatttaatttatttttaataaatattttatattttaatgtgtattctacactaataattaattttaatagctaatttgtcacaaaaaaaattttaataactaattttaatatatatctaatataattaatgtaaaattatTGACCTGACATAATTATAATagaatgaaaatggaaaatgaagATAAGACGAATAATGAATAATAGAAtttattttctgattttgatttgttttCATTTTAAGACTTCTAGATTAaggttatttaattttaatattttttattgcatAAGAATATTTTTCTCGTAACaataaaaaagattatttaatcttttaacataaatattcaaaaaagatatatttatttttgttataattatttgtaAAAGAATAATAGAATTTGTTTTTTTGGTTTGAACTTTTCGCTTTTAAGACTTCTAGATTAAGATTAttggattttaatattttttaatatataaaaatatttttgtcacaacaataaaaaatattatttaattttttaatgtaaatattttaaaaaaatatatttatctttttataattatttataaagatattttagtatatatagtgatataataatttaaaaataaataaataaataaatactgactaaaataatataatcttcataacgttttttttttgtctaaattttattatattgataCATATTAATTATGGTACTCAAACAAGCACCATTAATTTTTATATGACAAAGAGACAGGCATGGAGATTATTGCTCAAATTTTGGAGGAATGTATCAAAATGAGTTTCTAGTCTCCTGCTCAAGGCCCACGGTGCTTCGGCTTTTCTCCATTgtttgtccttttttttttttttgtgtcggacagttattatttgttaaaaatatatggGAAAGTacgaaaaactaataaaatatttgtataatgtgtacaatagaagattagggagtattagaaatataaccattagtgttatcttttGTAATCAGCTAACTCAATAgtctattgtatatattgtacaAATAGTCTATTAGCTCCCTAACAGCACTCAAAATATATATATCCTTGCCAATTGCCATTCATTTAGTCAATATCaagggattttttatttaaataaataaaataaattgggtAAATACCCTTTTCGGCCTCGATCTTTTTTTCGTGAGACATAGCGCACCTTAATCATCCTTAAACTTCATCCAGACCCTCATCCACTAACATATATAGACAAGAccagtggcggaacttgaaataaaattttggggggccaaatagaaaataattgtcaaaatatttttgatatactccatttaagataagttcgtctaatctcatctctctgatttgggtgatattgccaaatttaaagccgtttttcAATATCTCGTTCCAAAAAGTTAAGATTAAAGTCATCAGAtataactttttgaacttttgaaggttatatctcactttcttcggaattcattaaagtagaagaactatctacaggtgttaatattgtaaaagttatatgttctccttcttaaatattagccttcctcttagaaaatgtatcaattcttgatttttcattattattttatataaaaatttgaatatatatcctgtaaaatatgtaaagaagaagttagaaggacaaatattaaaatttataatatttattgaattttttttaatttatacaaatacaataatattaatacttattgaatattctattattttttatcatataaaaattaaattaaataaatagtaaaatataaaataatattaaattaaataaataaaaaatatctaattttttatatttcaacttaaagatagagagattattgtttattgaacttattagatactttaagtcatagtaaagtattttttttggtgactaagtcatagtaaagtatttaggtcaattgaactattttttatcttttgaaaaagtactactaaattttttataaaaagtttggggggccatggccccccttgtctgaactaagTTCTGCCACTGGACAAGACGACCCCTGCAACCGGTTAACAACCGGTTGCCATTTTGACATATTAGATTGAGACTGAAGTGTCAAAATATCAATGCTAGAAGGACTAAAAACCCCTCTTTAACAtcttctcctctattttcttcctcttcttcttcttctccattctcTTCACAtctccatcaccatcaccatcaccatcatcgTCGTGCTTCACCTTCACCACTACCACTGTagttctctcttcctcctcctcttctcctTCTCGCCCTAAACCACCTTCCATCGGATCAGCGTCGAAACTGCCACGAACATCCCCGACAGCAACCACGTGCACATCCTCCTCCCTGCCATGATGCCGTGCCCAATCCGAGTCGCCTCTCATCCAAATCTCTCCTCCGCCATGGACACCACCAGACTCAGTACCGCCATTAAGTAAATCTCTAGGAACAAAAATATAAGTTTACAAAAACTTACTAAtcatgaataaaaaaaagagaagttaAAAACTTACTCGAAGATTGATCTACTGAAATTCTCCTTCAAGGATTCTTGCAAATCATCCTTGTGTGCTAGGGTTTCTTGTTCGCAAAGCTTGCAGCAGCTTCTATCTCCAACAAAGGTCGAACAGGAATTCGGTCGAATAGAGTTTCTTGTTCGCAAAGCTCAGCGACGATGGAGAGAGAATCAAAATCCTCATAGGCTCTAAAATCTAAACAATGTTAGGGTGTGGGGAAAGAAAAGTCATGAACTTGGATTCATTTTCGATGCAGGCACGAACTTcgattttgtgattttgtgtgGGTTTTCAGGGGGTTATTTTCTGGTTTATgggtagccattgatgatggctCTGAAGAGGAAAAGCCATTGATAATGGTTTTGAAGAAGcagaaaaagaggaagagaagaaggatgaagaagaagaggaagatgttaAAGAAGGAGTTTTTAGTCCCTCCAACCAAAGGAACGGACACCTGGCACTGATATTTTGACACCTTAGCCTCAATCTGACACGTCAGACTGGCAACCGATTGTCATCCGGTTGCAGGGTCGTCTTATCTATTTTTGTTAGTGGATGTGAACCTGGGTGAGGTTTAAGGATGATTAGGGTGCGCTATGTCTCACGGGTAAAAAGTCAGGGGCCGAAAAGGGTATTTacctaaataaatttaataattatcaaaataaataatttaaaaaatatttaccgaaataaatacTCCTCTCTTACTTCGTTTAccctgtaaacgagataattttgtatgtatctcgtttacagtagtCAGTATAAATGAGACAAGAGAGGTGTATGCGACACATGTTTATCTCGtatacagtgtaaacgagatatatgtattttttttaaaattttaaaataataaaaaatattaataagatcaataatccaaacttttggcatgtaattagtacataaaaagattggtagaagagattaaaataGATATGCTTGATcaattttaatccattttaaatgatAGGGATTAACACGTTTATTTAGAAACCATTAAACTACCCACTATTAACACGGTTACTTCTTTTTTAACTACccactatttaaaaatttaaaatataatttaaatacacgTAATTTATTTGATGACCCAGTTAATGCATGTCACTACTCTATTAGTATATAATATGAAAtcttttttacttaaattatatttcaaatttttatgtactctcatgcaacaaataaaatttatatgtactcccataaaaaaaataaaaaagagttagTGAATATAGAAGAAAACAAATGTGCTGTTCACTATTGATAATAGGTAATTACAAATATATTTCCAACACACTATTAATAATAACAGTTAATGGGCACACGTTTCCAACACACGTGCTGGTTAATAGATTACGACCATTTTTGGATGAGATTGTTAGCCCAACTCAGGGAGGGTTTATTCATGGTAGAGGAGCAcctgataatattattgtcgcccaagaagttcttcactttcttaagcggacaaagtctagaaaaggagctatggcttttaagattgatttagaaaaggcttatgatagagttgattggaattttcttgagcacactcttgaatcttttggcttttcttctctaattattCGGCTTGTAATGAATTGTGTTCAGGCCTCAAATCTTTCCATCCTttggaatgggaatagattggacAGCTTCCAACCTCGCAGAGGGCTCAGGCAAGGAGATCCAATTTCTCcgtatttatttgttttgtgcaTGGAGAGATTGGCGTGCTTCATTTCCAAACAAGTTAACGTGGGTATTTGGGATGGTGTGGCTGTTTCTAGAGGGGGACCTAGAGTTTCTcacttgatgtttgcagatgacctcctccttttttgtaaagcaaagaaaagtcaagttcaGAATGTTGTGCACACCTTGGAGTTGTTCTGTAAAGCTTCAGGTATGAAGGTTAAcattgaaaaatctaaagctatttgttctagaaatatctctaatagaaggaaggaaatgttgtctggtgtttctcatattccttttactagtgacctaggcaaatacttgggggtgaaccttaatcatcCTCGAGCTGCTAGATCTATTTTTTCGGACTCTTTAGAGAAGATCAAGAATAGGCTAGCTAGTTGGAAAGGTCGGCTCCTTAACAGAGCAGGCAGACTTTGCTTAATTAAATCTGTTGCTTCTTCTCTTCCTATTTATCAGATGCAAGTGACTCTTTTTCCTACTTCGGTTTGTCAAAAGATTGATTTtgtgcttagacaattcttgtggaaggGAAAGATGGGGGAGCGTTGTTTAAATTTGGTCAAGTGGAGCAAAGTTGTCActccaagaaaatatggaggcTTGGGAATTAGAGATACTCAATGCGTAAATTTTGCTTTACTCGGAaagcttgtttggcaattattGCATAATAAAGATAAGCTTTGGGTAAGAATTATGTTGGCAAAATATTTATCTGGGAGTTCTTGCTTTTCACCCaaattttctaataatgtttcaagcacttggcgagcgatttataagacaatagaaaagcttcGTGATGGTTTTGATTGGTGTACAGGCAGGATGTCTCAATCCTTTTGGTATGATGCTTGGCGACCATGTGGAACGCTAGCTCCTTTGGTTCCTTTTGTGCACATTTCTGATTCTCACTTGAAGTTAGAAGATGTCTGGCACCTTGGGCATTGGCGGTAGGATATTCTTTGCACAATGATTCCGGAAGAAGTTAAACTTGATTTGATGCTCTTTGTCCTATCAAGCAGGCAGGAGATAAAAcaggttggttttggacaaactcaaatactctcacctactcaactaaaagcgggtatgaatggctattgaagaagaaatttggctggaatgataatgaaaattggctttggctttggcgcttgAGAATACCGGAGAAGATAAAGTGTCTGCTCTGGCTTTGCCTCAACAACGGAGTTCCCACAGCTAGTTACCAGTTTCAAAGAGGTAtttctacttctgatttttgtcagagatgttatcttgctctagaggatattaaccactgctttaggacttgccaaaaagctcgtcagatttggattagcttaaatttgggaatgaccgctgaggactctagtttggattttgtgtcttggattcgttctaacctcaacaaaaatgagtttctctttgtagcggccttttggtggatttggagggatAGGAACAATGACATCTTCCACCAAGATGATCCATGGAGTAAGGAGAAAATTGTTCACTTAGTTAAACATGCTGCTCGAGATTTCTCTAATGTTGTTATCaaccaaaaacatattattccttcttctttgaaatataactgggaaccacctccaatgaatgtctgtaaagtgaactgcgatgcaagcgtttttgaaaatgagcaattagctgcctttggatgtattattagagacagcatgggaatttggataaaaggttgttctgccagtatacctctttctagtgttctctgttgtgagcttcatgctatttggagagggcttGTTATGACTTGGGATTGTGTAAAGAGGTCatatgtgaaactgataatcttgatgcgtttcttcttgtttcgcgaggcacaaccagcatgattaggaatgactctgatctgcttgacaaaattaaagagatgctccagcgCAATTGGACAACTACTTTAGTGCTCATCCAGCGAACAGCAAATAGAGCGGCTGATTTAATGGCTAAGACTGCTGTTTTAAACAAGCAGGTGTATTTAGAGTGGTTACTGCCTcctaataatttagacattattattagagaggAGTACTACTTTTTTTCTTAGGTCTTTTTCTTTGTGTTatgttcagtcaccaaaaaaacacATTTCCAACACACTGTTAATAATGGGCAGTTACAAGTATAtccattttaaaaagttttgaattaaattataatccgattggattgatttaaattgaaaattaaaaataaccgtTTGCGAGAGATTGATGGAATAGTGGGGAGAGAATTGAAACGGTTATCTCTCACATTGATAGTGGGAGATAACGTGAGAGATAACCGTTTCAATTCTCTTTCCACTATTTCATCAACCTTTTTGAGtactaattgatcaaacatatccaTTTTAATATCTTCTACCAatttttttatgtactaattgcatgccaaaagtttggattattgatattattaatattttttattattttaaatttttaaaaaaatatatatatatatctcgtttatagtgtaaacgagatacatgaaaTAAGAGAGGagtatttatttcgataaatattttttaaattatttattttggtaattattaaatttattttatttatttaaataaaaaatccaaatatcaaatataaaaacaaaaataaaaatatgatatgTTTAAGCAAATGAACCCAAAATGTCTCTCACATTATCAATGGTAAGTTTAGTAAAGCTaattatagaaaagaaaaaaaaataaataatgaaaggAGAAAAATATTCTTAAGTAATAGTTATCAAATTTTGATggtggagagagagaaagagtagtaACCTTATGTTATGGGTGATTTATGTAACAGAGGTTCGCTTATAAAttgaaaatctttttattttgttttcaatcaagtcatccagatagaataacataatatttctttgaatagttttttttatatatgtagagAGAAGTGTTTTCTtcttttgtcaagagagagtaTTATTGTAGTCTCCTTatgatagagagaagttgtaattctcaaagaaagttattcaattatttccatattttatacaaatttctaattttttatctctatattttgttatgtcatttgtctggtacctaacagtggtatcagagctaaAGGTTGCTGATTAATATTTTTTCGCTGCGAGTTACCGTCTAAACAAAAAATGGCagcaaaatataaaatttcaaaattcagtgGGAGTAATTTTTCCGTATAgaaattgaagataaaagccaTTATGAGAAAAGGCAATTGCATGACAGCAATTGAAGGTAGACCCACTGAAATTATAgatgaaaaatggaaggagatggacaacaatgttgttgcaaacttacac
This genomic window contains:
- the LOC112734541 gene encoding tetrahydroberberine oxidase-like translates to MKNLSLKFIVAITIGFVFSCASDIHENFLKCLHFHNSTSISNVVYTKSSSAYDSLLHFSIQNLRFSSNNIPKPLVIVTPLQPCHVQATVICSQRHGLQIRIRSGGHDFEGISYVSQVPFVIIDFINYRNIQVDLQDRTAWVQVGATVGELYYSIATKTSTLAFPAGVCPTVGVAGQFSGGGYGYLLRKYGLAADNIMDAHIIDVKGRFLDREAMGEDLFWAIRGGGGASFGVILAWKIKLVPVPSTVTLFRVPRTLEQNATKLVHKWQSVASKLPKDLTVSIMVQMVNSSHSNKGELTVQALFQGLFLGGVDKVIPLMRESFLELGLVKEDCTEMSWIEFTLHSWGFGGQPLEVLLNRSQVTRDSFKAKSDYVKHPIPESGLEGLWRLFYEDGGKGVLMVIFPFGGRMGEIPESEIPFPHRAGVLYQIQYAVHWEEKGDEVAQRHIHWIRKLYSYMEPFVSKSPREAYLNYRDLDIGVNNIHGYTSYEQASIWGFKYFKNNFNRLAHVKSKVDPLNFFRYEQSIPSLM